In Eublepharis macularius isolate TG4126 chromosome 4, MPM_Emac_v1.0, whole genome shotgun sequence, the following are encoded in one genomic region:
- the MYADML2 gene encoding myeloid-associated differentiation marker-like protein 2, translating into MENSRGTYLNVAAVTSWVGVARLLQAAFGCATFSLVAHQGGFNAAYGTFCMAVWCFCFAVTIFIITCEFTRLHSCLSISWGNFTAAFAMLATLMSITTAVIYPINFVQFGCHPIGCERRDFRISAGVFAGLLFLAYATEVFLTRARPGQVTSYMATLSGLLKIVQAFVACIIFGALVNDSQYDRYVATQWCVAVYSFCFVLTVVVVALNVTGKTTTLRCPFERFVVVYTFVAILMYVSAAVIWPVFCFDRKYGSPHRPYQCSKGKCPWDSQVVIAVFTYVNLVLYTADLAYSQRIRFVSHP; encoded by the coding sequence ATGGAGAACTCGAGAGGAACGTACCTGAACGTGGCTGCAGTGACCTCGTGGGTGGGTGTTGCTCGATTGCTGCAGGCAGCATTTGGATGCGCCACGTTCAGCCTTGTGGCTCACCAAGGAGGATTCAACGCAGCCTACGGCACCTTCTGCATGGCCGTCTGGTGTTTCTGTTTTGCAGTCACCATCTTTATCATCACTTGTGAATTCACACGCCTTCACAGCTGCTTGAGCATCTCCTGGGGGAATTTCACAGCTGCCTTTGCCATGCTGGCCACTCTCATGTCCATCACGACCGCGGTTATCTACCCAATTAATTTCGTCCAGTTCGGCTGCCATCCCATCGGCTGCGAGAGGAGAGACTTCCGCATATCGGCTGGTGTCTTTGCTGGGCTTTTGTTTCTGGCATATGCCACAGAGGTATTTCTGACGAGGGCCAGACCAGGACAGGTGACCAGCTACATGGCCACACTTTCTGGCCTTTTGAAAATTGTCCAGGCCTTTGTCGCTTGCATCATTTTTGGAGCGCTGGTGAACGACAGCCAATACGATAGGTACGTGGCCACGCAGTGGTGTGTGGCTGTTTACAGCTTCTGCTTTGTGTTGACCGTGGTGGTGGTTGCCCTCAATGTCACAGGAAAGACAACGACACTAAGGTGCCCCTTTGAACGCTTTGTGGTTGTTTACACATTTGTGGCTATCCTGATGTATGTGAGTGCTGCAGTCATCTGGCCAGTGTTCTGCTTTGACCGGAAGTACGGCTCTCCGCATCGGCCTTATCAGTGTTCTAAAGGCAAGTGCCCCTGGGACAGTCAGGTGGTCATTGCAGTGTTCACCTATGTGAATCTGGTGCTTTACACTGCAGACTTAGCATACTCGCAGCGTATTCGCTTTGTTTCACACCCTTGA